ATCAACCCCGTCGTCGCTGAATCGGTCAATCAGGCCCACAAGCAGGTCGTCGGCAACGACGCGGCCGTCTCCGCCGGCGGAGCGCGGGGCGAACTCGACCTGAACCTCTACAAACCCGTTCTCGCGCACAACTTCCTCGAATCGGCCGGGATCATCGCGAACGCCGCAGAACAGTTCGGCGAGCGCTTCGTCGCGAAACTCGAAGCCAACGCCGAGCACTGTGAGGACCAGGTCGAACAGTCGATGGCGCTTGCGACCGCGCTCAACCCCCACATCGGCTACGACAAGGCCTCCGACGCTGCCAAGACGGCGCTGAAAGAAGGCAAGACGGTCAGAGAAGTCGTCCTCGAGAAGGGCTATCTCGACGAGGACGAGGTCGATGACGTACTCGACCCCGAGCTGATGACCCACCGCGGAATCCTCGGCCAGGAGTAACGTTCGAGCGGCCGTATCGTGTTCCCGAGTCACACGTCTCAACGACCCGACTGAAACCAGTACAGCTATGTCTGACGTGTGAGTAGCATCTGATATGTACACGTGTCGGAACTGCAAGCGGACCTTCCGGACCGAACTCGCGCTGTCGCTGCACCGCGATGCGTGCGCGGAAGGTCAGCTGTTCTGTCGGGTCTGCGGGGACCGGTTCGCCGAGCGCCGAGCCACCCGCGACGGCTGGCACTACACCTGCCCGAACGAGGAGTGCGACGGCGAGGGCCTGACCGAGGACCTCCTGCGGGTCGACGACGTCCGGATCGCGACCCGGACGCGATAGGTTGTCGGGATCCGTGGGCCGTTACTGGAACCGGGCCTCCTCCGAGAGGACGATCCCGCGGGCGATGGCATACACCAGCGCGTTGCCCACGCCCGTCACCATGAGCAAGATCGCGAGCCACCGCAGGACGGTCGTGAGAAACGTGCTTCCGAGGGCGAGCGCGGGTAGCGTCACGATCAACGCGACGACCCACCAACATAGCAACACCGCCCCGATAACGAACCCGTCGGCCAGAACGTCGTCGAACGAGAGGGTCGAGTCCATACCTGTTCGTACAATGACGGGATACTAAACCGCTCCGCCCAACCCCTCGAAACGCGAGTCGTTGCCTCTATACTACCGGGTCGCTTCTGGTCGGTATGCAACGACGCAGTTTTCTCGCGCTGAGTGCCGCGAGCGTCCCGCTGATCACCGGCTGTACCGATGTCGGAAGCATCACCGAGGAGGAGCCCAACGGGGACGCCGAAAACCACAGTCACGACGGGGACGGAAATCACAGTCACGACGAGGGCGAAGAGGGACACAGCCACGACGAGGACGAAGCGAATCATACTCACGACGGAAACCACAGCCACGACGGTGAGGAGAGCGAGGATACGCACTGAGCGCCTTCGTCGTCGAGGCGGAGACTGAACGGTTTTTTACCCCTCGGATTCCCACGTCGCCACAATGACCGACAGCGACACCTACGACTACGAGGAGTTGGGACTCGTCGCCGGCCTCGAGATTCACCAGCAACTCGACACGGCGAGCAAGCTCTTCTGTGCGTGCCCGACCGAGCGGCGCGAGCCTGCCGAATCGACGCGGACGTTCACGCGCTTTCTACACCCGACCAAGAGCGAGCTCGGCGAGATCGACGAGGCCGCTCTGGAGGAAAGCCGGGTCGATCGGGAGTTCGAGTATCTGGCCTACGATACGACCTGTTTGGTCGAGGCCGACGACGAGCCACCCCACCGAATGGACGGGGAGGCTCTCGGGGTCGCCCTCGAAATCGCCCAGTTGCTCGACATGGATCCCGTCGATCAGGCCCACGTGATGCGCAAAATCGTCGTCGACGGCTCGAACACCTCGGGCTTTCAGCGCTCGTCGCTGATCGCCACCGACGGTGAGATCGAGACGAGCGAGGGACCGGTCGGGATCGAGGACCTCCTCTTGGAGGAGGAAAGCGCCCAGCGAATCGAGGAAACGGAGTCGGGGGTGCGCTGGAGTCTTGACAGGTTGGGGATCCCGCTCGTGGAGATCGGTACCAGCCCCGACATCTCCTCGCCCGAGCAGGCCCTAGAGGCCGCCGAGCGCATCGGGATGTTGCTTCGCTCGACCGGGACGGTCAAACGTGGACTGGGGACGATCCGACAGGACGTCAACGTCTCGATCGCGGAGGGCGCCCGCGTCGAGATGAAGGGCGTCCAGAGTCTGGAGGACATCGCTGACCTCGTACGCGGCGAGGTGGGGCGACAGGTCGCGCTCTTGGAGATCGCAGACGAACTCGCAGAGCGGGGGGCGAGCGTCGGCGATCCCGTCGACGTCAGCGACGTCTTCGCCGGGACCGACAGCGGGGTCATCGGCGGTGCCCTCTCCGGGGATGGTTCGGTGATGGCCGTCCCGCTGTACGGTTTCGACGGGTTGGTCGGTCGAGAGATCCAGCCCGACCGCCGGCTGGGAACCGAACTGTCGGATCACGCGAAGCGCCACGGCGCGGGCGGGATCTTCCACACCGACGAACTGCCGGCCTACGGCGTTACCGAGGGGGAAGTCGCGACGCTGCGCGAGGCGGTCGACGTGGACGAAACCGACGCGGTCGCCATCGTCGCCGACGATACCCCCACTGCCGAACGTGCGATCGAGGCGGTGGCGGCCCGCGCCGAGACCGCTCTCTCGGGGGTGCCCGAGGAGACCCGCGGTGCGAACGCCGAGGGCACCTCGCGCTATCTCCGTCCGCTGCCGGGTGCCGCACGGATGTATCCCGAGACGGACGTGCCGCCCGTCGAACCCGATCCGAGCGAGGTCGAGACGCCGGAACTCCTGACCGAAACGGTCGAACGCTACCAGCGAGAGCACGGACTGGACGCCGGACTGGCCGAACAGGTCGCCTACGGCCGGCGCATGCCGTTGTTCGAGCGCGCCGTGAGCAAGGGCGTCGATCCCACCCTCGCGGCCGGGACGCTCGAATCCACCCTGACCGAACTGCGCCGCGACGACGTGCCTGTCGAGAACCTGAGCGAGGACCAACTCGTCGGGACGCTCGCGCTCGCGCGCGACGGCGACCTCCCGAAGGGAAGCGTCGGCGATCTCCTGGGCGCCCTCGCCGAGTCCCCCGACCTCACGCCCGAGGAGGCCCTCGAACGCGAGGACCTCGGCGGGGCCTCCGACGACGAAGTACGGGAGGCGGTCCGCGCGGTCGTCGAGCGAAACGCAGAGCAGGTCGAAGCGGAGGGAATGGGTGCCTTCTCGGGGCTGATGGGCGAGGCGATGGGCGCTTTGGGAGGAAAAGCCGACGGCGAGGCCGTCAGCGCCGCCCTGCGCGAGGAGATCCAGCAGCGGACCTGAGCCCTCTTCGGCGACCGAATCGGAACGGTGTCGGTTCGCGCTGTAACGCGTCGTCGAACGCGTCTCGTGAGTGCGAAGGTCGGCCGATTTTGGCAGTATTGACTGTCAGGTAGCTCTTGGGAACGTTCCAGTACCCGCTCTACGGAGCAGTTCGTTCCTCAAGTGCGAGTTTCAGACCGAATCCGATCAGAACACTCCCACTTGCCGTACGAAGTAGTGTTTGGACGAGATCGCGTTCGGAGATCACGTGCCGTGCCCGCGCTGAGAAGACTGCAAGCACTGCTTGATAGACGAACCCAAGACTGGCAAAGAGTACGCCGAACGTGAATATCTGGAGGGTAACGCTACTTCCCGGTTGAACAAATTGTGGAAGGAAAGCGAGGAAGAATACAGCTACTTTGGGGTTTAAGACGTTGATGAGGAGCGCGCTCTGAAACGACTCCGTCGGCGTATAGCTGGTACTCTCTGGTGATATTTCGAACTCATCCGGCTTTCTGAACGTCTGAATGCCGAGATAGACGAGATACGCCGCACCGACGAATTTGACGACGGTAAACGCCACCGCCGACGTTTGCAGAACAGCCGAGAGCCCCAATACAGCTCCTGTCGTGTGAACGATACTTCCGGCTGATGAGCCCAGTGCGGCCATCACACCAGCAGATCGACCATCACTAACACTTCGAGTTAACGTGTAGATACTGTCCGGACCTGGTGAGACGATTACGGCGATTGCAAGTGGAATGAACGCGAGGAGGACACCAGCGTCTAACATACACCGCTACCACTACCGAGTCGTATAAATCTACGTATCTAGAGGGACTCTCCTCGACAAGGCAATCACTTCTGCCTTGTAAGGCTGGTTAGCTACTCACTCTGTCTGTATCACTTCAGACGTCCTTTATCGTTTGACGAGTGTGTACGATCCGTTGTTCAATAACTCTGAAAACATCCGCTATCGCTCCCGCGTCGCGCGCTCTACCGCCCGCAGAACACCGTGTAAGGTCGTGATCTCCCGGTCGGTGGGATGGGACCGTCCGACTAACCGCCGGACCAGCCGCATCGTCTTCGGACGCTTCCTGTCGGGATACCCCACCGCTTGTAGCGTCTCGTCGAATCGGTCGTAGAAGCGCTCGATCTCGGGTTCGGCGGCGCGTTCGTGTTCTACATCGGGCAGTTGTGACTCGTTCATTGCGAGGTCCCGGAGTTCGTAGAGCGCCACCGTCGCGGCCTGTCCGAGGTTCAATACCGGGTAGTCGGCGCTCGCGGGGATCGCACAGATCTGGTCCAACCGTGCTAGCTCCTCGTTCATCAGGCCGACGCGCTCGCGACCGAAGACGAGCGCCACGTCGGTTTCGACGCTCGCGAGGTCCGCGGCGAGGTCGGTGGGCGTCCGGAAGGGAAATCGAACGTGTTTGCGGGCGTCCTCGTTGGTCGTCGCAGTGAACCCCACGGTGTGAAAGCCCTCGATGACTTCGTCGAAGGTCACCACCTCGGCGTCCGGCAGTACGTCCTCGCGGGCCTGCCCGGCGAAGCCGTAGGCCTCCCCATCACGGTCGAGTTCGGGCGGGTCGACGAGCTTCAGGTCGCTGAAGCCGAAGTTCTTCATCGCGCGGGCGATGGTGCCGACGTTGCCGGGCGTTTCGGCGTCGACGATGACGACCGAAATCACGAGGAGGGGTACTCCTGACCCAGGTCGACGTCCCGGAGATCGATGCGCTTGCCGTCCTCGGGCTGTTCGATCGCCAGTTCATCGGGATCGACCTCGCTGGGATCGGGGACGTCCGCAGGGTCGGTATCGACGTGCTCGATCCCCTCGTATTTGCCCGGCGCGCGCCCGCCGTCGGCGAACCACTCGTGGAAGGCGTCCTTCAGTTCCTCTTCGCCCATGTACTCCCGTCCTCCGTCGTCGCGAAACCAGTAGAGGAAGTCGGGTTCGTGTTCGTCACAGAGTAGCACTTCCGAGCGGGGTTCGCCGTAGACCGCCTCCGCGACGTTGCACTCGGCGATGTCCTCGTCGCCGTGGAGCAGCCAGCAGGCCTGACACGGCGCGGTGACCAGCAGTTCGAGACGTTCGAGGCGCAGGCGCGTCTCCTCTGGGATCTCGCCCAACTCCTTGAACTCACCGTCGTCGTCGAACACTTCCCCTTCCTCGAACCGCCACCCGCGAAGCCCGATGCTCACCTTGCCCATAGTCGTCTTACCCGCGCACTCGGTAAAAGTCGCGTGGATCGCCCCGCACGCGGGCGAACCGGGTCGCCTATTTCCCCGTCGACCCAACCCCCGGGTATGCAGACCGTCGAGGCCGCCGGATTGGGGATCGGCGACGACCACCCGCCGCGGATCATGGGCGTTCTCAACGTCAGCGAGGAATCGCCGTACGATCCGAGCGTCTTCGCCGACCCCGGCGAGGCGGCCGCGTACGTCGAGCGCGAACTGATCGAGGAGGGCGCCGACATCGTCGACGTCGGCCTTGAATCCGCGAACAAACGCCTCGACGTACTCTCCCCCGAGGCGGAACTCGACCGCCTCGATACCGCCGTCGAGACCCTCGAATCCGTCTCGAGCGAGGCGGTCTTCTCGATCGAAACGCGCTACTCGGAGGTCGCAGATGCGGCGCTCTCGCGGGGGTTCGACATGGTCAACGACGTCTGTGGGTTCGCCGACCCCGCGATGCCCGAAACCTGTAGAGCGCACGACGCCGCCGTCGTCAAGATGGCCTCGCCGCCGGACCTCGAACGCCCTGGTGCGGTCGAGTCCGTCGACGGGATCTACGAGGCCCTCTCGATGAACGGCTTTACCGAGAAGACGATCCTCGATCCCGCCTTCGGGGGCTGGAGCCCGGAGAAGTCCCTCGCGGACGACCGCGAGACCCTCTCCAGATTACGGGAGTTTCGCGCCTACGGTCGGCCCCTGCTGGTGTCGATCAACCGCAAGAACTTCCTGCGCGATATCGCCGGTCGCAGTACCGAAAAGGCGCTTCCGGTTTCGCTGGCGGCGACCGCGATGGCGGTCGAGCGGGGGGCACACGTCCTCAGAACGCACGACGTGGCCGAGACGCGCGACGCCGCGTTGATCGGCCGGGAGTTCTCCCGCGAGCGCGTTCGCGAACCCACGGTCGAGGAACTCGACGTGACCAGCCACCGCGAGGCCGCCCGCCACCTCGAACGCGTCGACGGGGACGCCGAACTGGCCGACGCGGGCGTCACCCGCTGGTTTCGCCTCTCGGATCTCGGGGACGCCGCCCAAGCGCTCGCCCTCGCGGTCGCCGACACGGAGGGGGTCTCCCTCGCCGGCACCGATCCGACACTCCTCTTTGGCACCCGGGACGGGTTCGCCTCGCTGAATCGAGCGGTACCGGCCGAAACGGGCCCTCTCCCGGAATTACTCTCGAAGATCCTAGATGATTTCAGCTAAGAGAAAGCTTATACCGGAGGCGATAAAACGAACGGATGGAAGCCGGATAGGCCCCCGGGTAGGGGTACTCGGGCCGATCCGGCTCACGGAACCGATTATATCGACGCAAACTCGACAGCGACTGGCATGAACTTCGAGACGTGGGAGCCGATTTACGAGTCGATCATCACGGACTTCGGGTTCGATCGCCGGGAGGACGAACGCGCCCGCGACGCCCTCGCCCGACTCGTAGAACCGTTCGACGAGCGCCGTCTCGCGGCCCTCGGGGATGCGACCGTCGCGGTGGCGGGGGCGGGTCCCTCGCTTCCCGACGATCTCGATC
The DNA window shown above is from Halalkalicoccus jeotgali B3 and carries:
- the folP gene encoding dihydropteroate synthase, whose translation is MQTVEAAGLGIGDDHPPRIMGVLNVSEESPYDPSVFADPGEAAAYVERELIEEGADIVDVGLESANKRLDVLSPEAELDRLDTAVETLESVSSEAVFSIETRYSEVADAALSRGFDMVNDVCGFADPAMPETCRAHDAAVVKMASPPDLERPGAVESVDGIYEALSMNGFTEKTILDPAFGGWSPEKSLADDRETLSRLREFRAYGRPLLVSINRKNFLRDIAGRSTEKALPVSLAATAMAVERGAHVLRTHDVAETRDAALIGREFSRERVREPTVEELDVTSHREAARHLERVDGDAELADAGVTRWFRLSDLGDAAQALALAVADTEGVSLAGTDPTLLFGTRDGFASLNRAVPAETGPLPELLSKILDDFS
- a CDS encoding LysE family translocator, with amino-acid sequence MLDAGVLLAFIPLAIAVIVSPGPDSIYTLTRSVSDGRSAGVMAALGSSAGSIVHTTGAVLGLSAVLQTSAVAFTVVKFVGAAYLVYLGIQTFRKPDEFEISPESTSYTPTESFQSALLINVLNPKVAVFFLAFLPQFVQPGSSVTLQIFTFGVLFASLGFVYQAVLAVFSARARHVISERDLVQTLLRTASGSVLIGFGLKLALEERTAP
- the gatE gene encoding Glu-tRNA(Gln) amidotransferase subunit GatE → MTDSDTYDYEELGLVAGLEIHQQLDTASKLFCACPTERREPAESTRTFTRFLHPTKSELGEIDEAALEESRVDREFEYLAYDTTCLVEADDEPPHRMDGEALGVALEIAQLLDMDPVDQAHVMRKIVVDGSNTSGFQRSSLIATDGEIETSEGPVGIEDLLLEEESAQRIEETESGVRWSLDRLGIPLVEIGTSPDISSPEQALEAAERIGMLLRSTGTVKRGLGTIRQDVNVSIAEGARVEMKGVQSLEDIADLVRGEVGRQVALLEIADELAERGASVGDPVDVSDVFAGTDSGVIGGALSGDGSVMAVPLYGFDGLVGREIQPDRRLGTELSDHAKRHGAGGIFHTDELPAYGVTEGEVATLREAVDVDETDAVAIVADDTPTAERAIEAVAARAETALSGVPEETRGANAEGTSRYLRPLPGAARMYPETDVPPVEPDPSEVETPELLTETVERYQREHGLDAGLAEQVAYGRRMPLFERAVSKGVDPTLAAGTLESTLTELRRDDVPVENLSEDQLVGTLALARDGDLPKGSVGDLLGALAESPDLTPEEALEREDLGGASDDEVREAVRAVVERNAEQVEAEGMGAFSGLMGEAMGALGGKADGEAVSAALREEIQQRT
- a CDS encoding RNA methyltransferase — protein: MISVVIVDAETPGNVGTIARAMKNFGFSDLKLVDPPELDRDGEAYGFAGQAREDVLPDAEVVTFDEVIEGFHTVGFTATTNEDARKHVRFPFRTPTDLAADLASVETDVALVFGRERVGLMNEELARLDQICAIPASADYPVLNLGQAATVALYELRDLAMNESQLPDVEHERAAEPEIERFYDRFDETLQAVGYPDRKRPKTMRLVRRLVGRSHPTDREITTLHGVLRAVERATRER
- a CDS encoding HVO_2901 family zinc finger protein; translation: MYTCRNCKRTFRTELALSLHRDACAEGQLFCRVCGDRFAERRATRDGWHYTCPNEECDGEGLTEDLLRVDDVRIATRTR